In Colletotrichum lupini chromosome 6, complete sequence, a single window of DNA contains:
- a CDS encoding glycoside hydrolase family 76 yields the protein MPSPLVSTLSGALLLLGNLPNVVAELDISSADRIKESSRSLAKDLMTFYQGDKPGQTPGILPWSSEDVNKYWWYLISKALQFQVGPENDYMPPNQTASLGNEDQCFWGTAALMAAEYGFPEVDGKARWIDLAKNVWTTQASPDRYDETCNGGLRWQIPLSNNGYEWKHTASNACFFNLGARLARFTGNTTYSDYSDKRWDWLTGVGFVDTSNWKVYDGALAENNCTQIGKAQWSYTPAMLIQGAAFMYNNADFFPDGVIFESACEPAEGRCPTDALFYKGFVHRWLSSATQLAPFLADTWLPVLKTSAEAAVKQCEPGNSEINNRCGFYWTSGRFVDPMTADHTTGIGEGLSVLAAVSNLLIKDAKAPIVEAAKSGGSTGKSPSGTTGGSSPTSTTSTTANPGSGAGKLELYIKIPFLISSFMLLAWHL from the exons ATGCCATCTCCACTCGTTTCAACCCTCTCAGGGGCTCTCCTGCTACTGGGCAACCTCCCCAATGTCGTCGCGGAACTTGATATCAGCAGCGCAGACCGCATCAAAGAATCATCACGATCTCTTGCTAAGGACCTTATGACGTTCTATCAAGGCGACAAGCCTGGACAGACTCCAGGTATACTTCCGTGGTCGTCTGAGGATGTTAACAAATACTGGTGGTACTTGA TCAGCAAGGCACTACAGTTCCAGGTTGGACCCGAAAACGATTATATGCCCCCTAATCAGACAGCTAGTCTTGGAAATGAGGATCAATGTTTCTGGGGCACGGCTGCTCTTATGGCTGCCGAGTATGGGTTCCCCGAGGTGGATGGAAAAGCGAGATGGATCGACCTTGCGAAGAATGTGTGGACGACTCAAGCATCGCCTGATCGCTATGATGAGACCTGCAATGGTGGCCTTCGCTGGCAGATTCCATTGTCCAATAATGGATATGAATGGAAGCATA CGGCCTCCAACGCGTGTTTCTTCAACCTTGGAGCCCGGCTTGCTCGGTTCACTGGCAACACAACTTACTCTGACTACTCTGATAAGAGATGGGACTGGCTCACTGGAGTCGGTTTCGTTGACACTAGTAACTGGAAGGTCTACGACGGGGCACTGGCAGAGAACAACTGCACCCAAATCGGCAAAGCTCAATGGTCTTACACACCAGCCATGCTCATTCAGGGCGCAGCGTTCATGTATAACAACGCAG ACTTTTTCCCTGACGGCGTCATTTTCGAATCGGCTTGCGAACCAGCTGAGGGTCGCTGTCCCACTGACGCCCTTTTCTACAAAGGATTTGTGCACCGGTGGCTCTCCTCGGCCACTCAACTCGCCCCTTTCTTGGCAGACACATGGCTTCCGGTCTTGAAAACTTCCGCTGAAGCTGCGGTCAAGCAGTGTGAGCCCGGAAATTCGGAGATCAACAATCGCTGCGGCTTCTATTGGACCAGTGGCAGATTTGTCGACCCTATGACGGCTGATCACACTACGGGTATTGGTGAAGGATTAAGCGTTCTGGCTGCAGTCTCGAATCTGCTCATCAAGGATGCCAAGGCACCGATCGTTGAGGCTGCTAAAAGTGGCGGAAGCACTGGCAAATCTCCTAGCGGCACGACCGGGGGGTCTTCGCCGACTTCGACTACCTCGACGACGGCTAATCCAGGATCAGGAGCTGGGAAACTTGAACTGTATATCAAAATTCCTTTCCTCATCTCATCATTCATGCTTCTGGCTTGGCACCTCTGA
- a CDS encoding C6 zinc finger protein, giving the protein MNEGQNETGPTASCDETKPECGNCLRFSMHCDFAPPPTNLLTQSPTDLSPPAPPPAPRKRGRPRKDWDAVRKLPTPSASESDATKTPRIPAPTTSAEPSFSSIAPAVLNRDDLELLHHYMCHTAITLGEARVWREYVPRLGFQHQYVFHMVLAISAQHLARLRPAEALRYETLAERHSTSALPAITNLIPNINIDNCQALYHTTVLVCLYTFAKKPSPGHLLVLAADGEVPWWGLLRGVRIVVQKMGIQAIIAGWDDGNISFEHTWTHCPPLPNPVHKMVSWEQRFEELADLVATTPEPERQMYTISLDLLKDCFKQTFGTEAEPEAHVQGRFEVVMRWLYSMSDDFVIRIQQKEALSLILLGHFNVLVQTLEHFWFMQGWSEHLMKGLFVTLPSQYAQWLQWPAEQVKKPGSVDHGVLSVQKMID; this is encoded by the exons ATGAACGAGGGCCAGAACGAGACCGGCCCGACAGCATCA TGCGATGAGACCAAGCCTGAATGTGGCAACTGTCTGAGATTCTCGATGCACTGCGACTTCGCTCCTCCGCCCACGAACCTACTAACCCAATCTCCTACCGACCTCTCGCCACCGGCGCCGCCACCGGCACCGCGAAAACGGGGCCGTCCTCGAAAGGACTGGGACGCCGTCCGGAAGTTACCGACACCGAGTGCCTCCGAATCCGATGCGACCAAGACACCGCGTATACCGGCCCCTACAACGTCCGCTGagccctccttctcctccatcGCCCCCGCGGTGTTAAACCGGGACGATCTCGAACTCCTGCATCACTATATGTGCCATACAGCAATTACCCTTGGTGAAGCACGTGTATGGCGAGAATATGTGCCCCGGCTGGGCTTCCAACATCAATACGTCTTCCACATGGTTCTGGCGATATCAGCACAGCACCTCGCTAGACTCCGGCCAGCAGAGGCCCTGCGGTACGAGACCCTCGCAGAGCGGCACTCCACAAGTGCCCTACCGGCGATCACGAACCTTATACCGAATATCAATATAGACAACTGTCAAGCGCTATACCATACCACGGTGCTCGTCTGCCTCTACACGTTTGCGAAGAAGCCAAGCCCAGGGCATCTCCTAGTCCTCGCAGCGGACGGCGAGGTTCCTTGGTGGGGCTTACTCCGAGGAGTCCGTATAGTCGTCCAGAAGATGGGTATACAAGCCATCATCGCGGGCTGGGATGACGGAAACATATCTTTCGAACATACCTGGACTCACTGTCCGCCACTGCCCAACCCCGTGCACAAGATGGTCTCATGGGAACAACGGTTCGAAGAGCTCGCCGATTTGGTGGCCACCACGCCTGAACCCGAGCGCCAAATGTACACAATCTCACTTGACTTGCTCAAGGACTGCTTCAAGCAAACATTTGGCACCGAAGCGGAGCCGGAGGCGCACGTCCAGGGCCGATTTGAGGTCGTTATGCGATGGCTGTATAGCATGAGCGACGACTTTGTAATTCGCATCCAGCAAAAGGAAGCGCTATCACTGATATTGCTAGGGCACTTCAATGTCCTGGTTCAAACCCTCGAACATTTCTGGTTCATGCAAGGCTGGTCGGAGCATCTCATGAAAGGGCTGTTCGTTACTCTACCATCTCAGTACGCCCAATGGCTTCAATGGCCAGCCGAACAGGTCAAGAAGCCGGGGTCCGTCGACCACGGTGTGCTTTCAGTTCAAAAGATGATTGATTGA
- a CDS encoding high-affinity nicotinic acid transporter — MSPQSHRFFGKVATDLAGVDSLGLGPLAGPDQLARYPRLGPVSLRAACPAGGGNITRALIRRADREVQIFAKSSAPEVRLIWFSRFSVLLSSYSIVKMESDSAQVSEKHARTESIEVGESQPFDQHATKKLLRKLDWHIIPFMSLIYLLCFLDRTNIGNARLDHLEQDLKLKGIQYNDCLAILFPFYIAAEIPSNMMMKRLRPSIWLTFIMVCWSASMIGQGFVKDYSGLMATRVFLGIFEGGLFPGVNYYITQWYCRNECGFRMALFFSAATLAGAFGGILARGIAEMHGVGGLSAWAWIFILEGLLSILVSFTAYWAIYDYPATAQFLSEKERSEVQRRLQVDSGHLSNEFNIKYVWQAIKDWKIYIHMLICMAGFCPIYSIALFLPTIIKNMGYTSNTAQLMSVPPYCFACIFTIAASWYADRVRQRGIFLMGFQLVGILGFGLLVGTSKSSAQYAGTIFAAIGIYPQIPLGLAWNSSNIGGSLKRGTGIAMQVMGGNCGGIIASYVYLSRDGPRYTTGHSILIGFVSMAFFLTLFMTTWCRRENARRDQVASDAGAQELTAEQKELEAELADNVPLFDALSDGILPRNQIVRVGSTEVSATIRALVIGTFLFSAMTSDTSILGPNKRQQATWPMKGPFRNLGAAAGGGRDQRWRFQNKGVFPRECWWFELTDIVMRDLETPTDSTISNLCNHQIVSVIPGVRESPGSSATSSPKNDRTDRSRTSYDNEHDECDEHDMTKDVKNDRYQGTEDHCSSRRPFQGSLGFGFIDTLRPRG, encoded by the exons ATGTCACCCCAGTCTCATCGCTTTTTTGGGAAGGTTGCAACAGATCTCGCGGGTGTTGATTCATTGGGACTCGGCCC GCTTGCTGGTCCAGACCAATTGGCCAGATACCCGA GGCTAGGTCCAGTCAGCCTGCGTGCTGCTTGCCCTGCTGGCGGTGGCAATATCACTAGGGCTTTGATAAGACGTGCTGACAGGGAGGTTCAAATCTTTG CCAAGTCGTCTGCCCCAGAAGTTCGTCTGATCTGGTTTTCCCGGTTTTCTGTCCTGCTCTCGAGCTACTCAATTGTCAAAATGGAGTCCGACAGCGCCCAAGTATCAGAAAAACACGCTCGCACCGAATCAATCGAAGTTGGCGAGTCGCAGCCCTTCGACCAACATGCGACTAAGAAGCTCTTGAGGAAGCTAGACTGGCACATCATTCCCTTCATGAGTCTGATCTACCT ACTCTGCTTCCTTGACAGGACGAACATTGGAAATGCTAGGTTGGACCATTTGGAGCAGGACCTCAAATTGAAGGGCATTCAGTACAATGACTGCCTTGCCATTCTCTTCCCGTTCTACATCGCGGCCGAGATCCCGAGCAACATGATGATGAAGCGCCTTCGGCCGTCGATCTGGCTGACATTCATCATGGTCTGCTGGTCTGCGTCGATGATCGGGCAAGGATTCGTGAAGGACTACTCAGGGCTCATGGCGACTCGCGTATTTCTCGGGATCTTTGAGGGTGGCCTGTTTCCCGGCGTCAACTACTACATCACGCAATG GTACTGCCGAAACGAATGTGGCTTCAGAATGGCTCTCTTCTTCTCAGCAGCGACTCTCGCCGGTGCGTTCGGTGGTATCCTTGCGCGAGGAATTGCCGAGATGCACGGAGTAGGCGGCCTCTCGGCCTGGGCATGGATCTTCATCCTCGAGGGTCTTCTGAGTATCTTGGTGTCCTTCACTGCGTACTGGGCAATCTACGACTATCCTGCCAC AGCACAATTCCTTTCGGAGAAGGAGCGATCAGAAGTCCAACGCCGACTGCAAGTAGACTCAGGCCACCTATCTAACGAGTTCAACATCAAGTATGTCTGGCAGGCCATCAAGGATTGGAAGATCTACATCCACATGCTCATCTGCATGGCGGGCTTCTGCCCCATCTACTCGATTGCCCTTTTCCTACCAACCATTATCAAGAACATGGGCTACACCTCCAACACCGCTCAACTGATGTCGGTGCCGCCGTATTGCTTCGCTTGTATCTTCACGATCGCCGCCAGTTGGTATGCGGATCGCGTGAGACAGCGTGGTATTTTCCTGATGGGCTTCCAGCTGGTGGGAATCCTGGGCTTCGGTCTCTTGGTCGGTACCAGCAAATCCTCTGCGCAGTATGCCGGCACCATTTTTGCCGCCATCG GCATCTATCCTCAAATCCCACTTGGTCTCGCCTGGAACAGTAGCAACATCGGCGGAAGTTTGAAGCGGGGAACCGGTATTGCGATGCAAGTCATGGGTGGTAATTGCGGCGGCATCATTGCGTCTTACGTCTACCTTAGCCGGGATGGACCTCGCTACACTACCGGCCACAGCATTCTCATTGGCTTTGTGAG CATGGCCTTCTTCTTGACGTTGTTCATGACCACATGGTGCAGAAGGGAGAACGCCCGCAGAGACCAAGTTGCTAGTGATGCCGGAGCGCAGGAGTTGACTGCAGAGCAAAAGGAGCTGGAAGCTGAGCTCGCAGATAATGTGCC GTTGTTCGACGCCTTGTCTGACGGTATTTTGCCCCGAAATCAGATCGTCCG AGTAGGCTCCACTGAAGTCTCGGCCACGATCCGGGCTCTGGTCATTGGAACCTTTTT GTTCTCGGCAATGACATCTGACACCTCCATTTTGGGTCCGAACAA ACGCCAGCAGGCGACGTGGCCGATGAAGGGGCCTTTCAGAAACCTGGGCGCCGCGGCGGGTGGTGGGCGGGATCAAA GATGGCGGTTTCAGAACAAGGGAGTGTTTCCGCGAGAATGTTGGTGGTTTGAACTGACTGACATTGTCATGAGAGACTTGGAAACTCCAACCG ACAGCACGATATCGAACCTTTGCAATCATCAGATTGTATCCGTCATACCCGGTGTACGAGAATCTCCGGGTAGCTCAGCCACTTCATCGCCTAAGAATGACAGAACCGACCGGTCTCGAACGTCATACGACAACGAACACGACGAATGCGACGAACACGACATGACCAAAGAC GTGAAGAATGATAGGTACCAGGGCACAGAAGATCATTGTTCTTCTAGAAGACCTTTTCAGGGTTCGCTCGGTTTCGGTTTCATCGATACTCTCCGGCCCCGTGGCTAG